The sequence below is a genomic window from Polyangia bacterium.
TTCGTTCGACGAAACCGGTGACCATGCAGTTCCCAGGGTTTGCGCGCGCGCGTGGTGGACAACGGCCTCGACGCCGTCTGCGCGGTCCGGTAGAAACCGGCCGTGAAACTTGGGGGCGCACCGGAGGCGATCTTGTTCGATCTGGACGGCACCCTGGTCGATTCAGAACGCGAGAACGTCGAATCGGTGGTGCTGGCGGTGCGGCGCCTGGGCGGCGAGATGACCGCCGCCGAGCGCGCCTTCGTCATCGGCCATTCGTGGAACGAGATTCACGCCATGGTGGCGGGCAACCACCGCCTGACCATCTCGATGCCCGATCTGATCGCTTCAGCCGTCGACGAGAAACGCGGTTTGCTGGCGGCCACCGGTTACCGTGCGTTACCGGGAGCGGTGGCCACGGTGCGCCGCCTGGCCGCGCGCTCGCGGATGGCGGTGGTGTCGGGGGCCAGCCGCGTCGAGGTGCAAGACGCGCTGACCAGCCTGGGCGTCAGCGCGCTTTTTCAGATCATCCTGGGCGCCGAGGACTACGCCCGTGGCAAGCCGGAGCCTGATTCATACGCGCTGGCCATGCGTCACCTGCAGGTAATGCCCGTCCGCTGCATCGCTATCGAAGATGCCACCCCTGGCATCCTGTCGGCGCGCGCCGCCGGCGCCCGGGTGATCGCTGTGCGCGCCGGCAACTTCGCCGGCTATGATCTGTCGCCCGCCGACGTCGTGGTCGACACGCTGGACGATGTCACCGACGCGCTTTGCGATCAGTTGATCGGCTGAGACAGCGTCGGCGGGTCAGATCGGCCGCCGCCGGAGCGGGGTCGGCGCGAGGGTGGTAAAATGAGGCGTTGTTCGACCATCTTCCACCTGACGTCGTCATCTACGAGGTCGGTCCTCGCGACGGGCTGCAGAATGAATCGCGGCTGATCCCCACCGACGACAAGGTGCGGTTCATCGACGCGCTGTCGGACACCGGCCTTCGCGCCATCGAGATCACCAGCTTCGTCAATCCGAAGTGGATCCCGCAGCTGGCGGACGCCGCCGAGGTGGCGCGGCGAATCGCCCGCCGCCCGGCGATCGTTTATTCGGCCCTGGTCCCCAATCGCCAGGGCCTGGACGCCGCCATCGCCGCCGGCATGAAAGAGGTCGCGGTCTTCATGTCGGCGTCCGAAACGCACAACAAGAAGAACGTCAACAAGACCATCGCCGCCACCCTGGCCGCTTTTCGCGACACCGTGCCGCCGGCCCTGGCCGCCGGCCTGCGCGTGCGGGCGTACGTCTCGACGGTGTACGGCTGCCCGTACGAAGGCGCGGTCGATCCCGGCAAGGCGGTCGAGCTCTGCCGCGCGCTGAAGGAGCTGGGCTGCTATCAAGTGTCGCTGGGCGACACCATCGGCGTGGGCACGCCGCGCCAGGTGCGCGATGTGCTGTCGCGCGTGCTGGCGGAGATCCCGGCCGCCGAGGTGGCGGTGCACTTTCACGACACGCGCGGCACGGCGCTGGCGAACATTCTGGTCGCCGTCGAGATGGGCATCACCACCGTCGATTCGGCGCTGGGGGGCCTGGGCGGCTGTCCGTACGCGCCGGGCGCGTCGGGGAACGTCGCGACGGAAGACGTCGTCTACATGCTGGAAGGAATGGGCGTGCACACCGGCGTCAGCCTGGACAAGCTGGTGGATTGCTCGCGGCTGGCGTCGACGCTGGTCGGGCACGAGATGCCGTCGAAGTTTTATCGCGCCGCCGTCGGCGCCCGCGCCCGGTCCAGCGGCGGCGCCACCGGCTAGCGGGTTACGTGTTACGGTGAAAGCGGATGACCACCAGCGATGCCACCGCGGCGGGCAGCCTGATTCTGGTCGAACGCAAGGGAACCACCGCCATCATCACCTTGAACCGCCCAGCGGCGATGAACGCGCTGTCGGTCGAGCTGGTGGCGGCGCTGGAGCAGACGGTGCGCGATCTGCGCGGGGCGGGCGCCGGCAGCGGCGTCATTCGCGCGCTGATCATCACGGGCGCCGGCGGCAAGGCGTTCTGCGCCGGCGCCGATTTGAAGGAACGGCGGGCCATGAGCCTGGCCGACACGCGCCGGTTCCTGAACATATTGGGCGCCGCCGTCGACGCGGTGGCGGCGTTTCCGGTGCCGGTGATCGCGGCGGTGAACGGCGCGGCCTTCGGCGGCGGCTTCGAGCTGGCGCTGGCTTGCGACATCCGCCTCGGCGCTGACAACGCCGAGCTGGGCCTTCCCGAGGTGCGCCTCGGCATCATCCCCGGCGCCGGCGGGACGCAGCGTCTGGCGCGGGTGGCGGGCGTCGCCGTGGCGAAAGAATTGATCTTCACCGGGCGGCGCATCGACGCGGCGACGGCGCGCGGGTTGGGGATCGTCTCGTCGGTGCACCCGGCGGCGGATCTCTTGAGCGCGGCCGAAGCGGTGGCGGCCGAGGTGGCGGCGGGCGGTCCGCTGGCGGTGGCCCAGGCCAAACGCGCCATCGACGACGGGCTGTCGCTGTCGCTGGGCAACGCCCTGGCGGTCGAGCGGGCGTGTTACGAGGCGGTGTTGACCAGCGAGGATCGCGAGGAGGGCCTGCGCGCCTTCGTCGAGAAACGCCGCCCGGTCTTTCAGGGCAAGTAGCCGAGACGACGAACGACGAACGACTGACGAAGGACGACGCATGGGACGCAGTGACGACCTGAAGGCGCTGGGCGAGACGATCAAGAAGGGCGGCGCGCCCAAGTACCACCAGAGCAACGCCGCCGCCGGCAAGCTGTTCTGCCGCGAGCGCATCGCTCGATTGTGCGACGAGGGCGGCAAGGATTTTGTCGAGGACGGCCTTTTCGCCAACGCCACCGCCGGCGATCTGCCCGCCGACGGCGTGGTCACCGGCATCGGCCGCGTGCACGGGCGGCCGGTGGCGATCATGGCCAACGATTCGACGGTGAAGGCCGGCTCGTGGGGCGCGCGCACCGTCGAGAAGATCGTGCGCATCCAAGAACAGGCCGGTCGCCTGCGCATCCCGCTTTTCTATCTGGTCGATTCGGCGGGCGCGCGCATCACCGATCAGATCGACATGTTCCCCGGGCGCCGCCACGCCGGCCGCATCTTCAATAACCAGGTGCGCCTGTCGGGAGCCATCCCGCAGATCTGTCTGCTGTTCGGCCCGTC
It includes:
- a CDS encoding HAD family phosphatase gives rise to the protein MKLGGAPEAILFDLDGTLVDSERENVESVVLAVRRLGGEMTAAERAFVIGHSWNEIHAMVAGNHRLTISMPDLIASAVDEKRGLLAATGYRALPGAVATVRRLAARSRMAVVSGASRVEVQDALTSLGVSALFQIILGAEDYARGKPEPDSYALAMRHLQVMPVRCIAIEDATPGILSARAAGARVIAVRAGNFAGYDLSPADVVVDTLDDVTDALCDQLIG
- a CDS encoding hydroxymethylglutaryl-CoA lyase; this encodes MFDHLPPDVVIYEVGPRDGLQNESRLIPTDDKVRFIDALSDTGLRAIEITSFVNPKWIPQLADAAEVARRIARRPAIVYSALVPNRQGLDAAIAAGMKEVAVFMSASETHNKKNVNKTIAATLAAFRDTVPPALAAGLRVRAYVSTVYGCPYEGAVDPGKAVELCRALKELGCYQVSLGDTIGVGTPRQVRDVLSRVLAEIPAAEVAVHFHDTRGTALANILVAVEMGITTVDSALGGLGGCPYAPGASGNVATEDVVYMLEGMGVHTGVSLDKLVDCSRLASTLVGHEMPSKFYRAAVGARARSSGGATG
- a CDS encoding enoyl-CoA hydratase-related protein, with protein sequence MTTSDATAAGSLILVERKGTTAIITLNRPAAMNALSVELVAALEQTVRDLRGAGAGSGVIRALIITGAGGKAFCAGADLKERRAMSLADTRRFLNILGAAVDAVAAFPVPVIAAVNGAAFGGGFELALACDIRLGADNAELGLPEVRLGIIPGAGGTQRLARVAGVAVAKELIFTGRRIDAATARGLGIVSSVHPAADLLSAAEAVAAEVAAGGPLAVAQAKRAIDDGLSLSLGNALAVERACYEAVLTSEDREEGLRAFVEKRRPVFQGK